The following proteins are co-located in the Manihot esculenta cultivar AM560-2 chromosome 7, M.esculenta_v8, whole genome shotgun sequence genome:
- the LOC110618744 gene encoding probably inactive leucine-rich repeat receptor-like protein kinase At5g48380, giving the protein MELENTKLHPIFLHTFICSLLGILTATMGTESDISCLKSIKASLEDPYGYLKSSWYFSNYTQGFICSFTGVDCWHDDEDRVLNLRLSDMGLRGRFPQGIENCTSLTGLDLSNNELEGPIPSDISKKLPFVTSLDLSFNKFSGEIPSSIAGCYHLNVLKLDHNRLTGHIPQELGWLSRIKTFSVSDNQLSGSVPVFLNPTVSADVYANNIGLCGGPLQRCPDNSRKFNWRFDYSFKSGFAIGYAVSLISALVIYASYCVPWVYMGKKNGMITIPELVKLMLIRKNEKPELDQLGSLSTMEFLLEKEVSTSETFVTRMSSVDLCNATENFSKHNIIGVGLTGIMYKASLLNGWSLAVKKLYISEQTEEQFISELKTLGRLRHDNLIPLIGFCKEQKTRFLVYKYVSNGNLFDWLHSEGDKKKILKWPLRIRIAAGVAKGLAWLHHCCSFRVAHLNISSKSVLLDKNFEPKLSNFGMSSFINPNEVNSSSRGFIMDVEFWEECFLKEDVFNFGNLLLELITGKMGIALSSCYGSLDEWLRDLSCSSPSVSDSIDEVVKGQGHDHEIFQCLKIACDCVQRFPEKRPTMLDVYMKISNIYS; this is encoded by the exons ATGGAACTTGAAAACACAAAACTTCATCCTATTTTTCTTCACACTTTTATCTGTTCGTTGCTGGGTATTCTTACTGCAACTATGGGTACTGAATCTGATATTTCTTGCTTGAAATCTATTAAAGCTTCATTGGAAGACCCTTATGGTTACTTGAAATCTTCATGGTACTTCAGCAACTATACACAAGGCTTTATCTGTAGTTTCACCGGAGTAGACTGTTGGCATGACGATGAGGACAGGGTTTTAAATCTACGACTCTCTGATATGGGGCTCAGGGGCCGATTCCCTCAGGGGATTGAGAATTGTACAAGCCTAACAGGCCTGGATCTTTCCAATAATGAGCTTGAGGGACCAATTCCATCTGATATCTCGAAGAAACTTCCATTTGTTACAAGCCTTGATCTTTCCTTCAACAAATTTTCCGGTGAAATCCCATCAAGCATTGCCGGTTGTTACCATCTGAATGTTCTTAAACTAGATCACAACCGACTGACAGGTCATATTCCACAGGAACTTGGTTGGCTCAGTAGGATCAAGACCTTTAGTGTCTCCGATAATCAATTATCAGGGTCAGTGCCAGTCTTTCTAAACCCTACAGTTTCAGCCGACGTCTACGCAAATAACATTGGGCTCTGTGGGGGGCCTTTACAAAGGTGCCCAGATAATTCAAGGAAATTTAACTGGAGATTTGATTACTCATTCAAAAGTGGGTTTGCAATTGGCTATGCAGTTTCTCTCATTTCAGCTTTAGTCATATACGCGTCCTATTGTGTGCCTTGGGTTTATATGGGGAAAAAGAATGGGATGATCACAATACCAGAACTGGTAAAGTTGATGCTGATAAGGAAGAATGAAAAGCCAGAGCTTGACCAACTGGGTAGTTTGTCAACAATGGAGTTTCTGCTGGAGAAAGAG GTTTCTACCTCGGAAACCTTTGTTACGAGAATGAGCTCTGTAGATCTGTGCAATGCCACTGAAAATTTTAGCAAGCATAATATTATTGGAGTGGGACTAACAGGGATAATGTACAAGGCAAGCCTTCTTAATGGTTGGTCCCTCGCAGTCAAGAAATTATATatttctgaacaaactgaagaACAGTTCATATCTGAATTGAAGACATTAGGTAGACTAAGACATGATAACTTGATTCCACTCATTGGATTCTGCAAAGAACAAAAAACAAGGTTTCTGGTGTATAAATATGTATCAAATGGAAACCTTTTCGATTGGTTACACTCAGAGGGAGACAAGAAGAAAATCTTGAAATGGCCTTTGAGGATCAGAATTGCTGCTGGTGTAGCCAAAGGCTTGGCATGGCTCCACCATTGCTGCAGTTTTCGTGTAGCTCATCTTAACATAAGCTCCAAAAGTGTTTTACTTGATAAGAATTTTGAGCCCAAGTTATCAAATTTTGGAATGTCTAGCTTCATCAATCCAAATGAGGTCAACTCAAGCAGCAGGggtttcatcatggatgttgaATTTTGGGAGGAGTGTTTTCTTAAGGAAGATGTTTTCAACTTTGGAAATTTGCTTCTTGAGTTGATAACAGGAAAAATGGGTATTGCTTTGAGCAGTTGTTATGGAAGCTTGGATGAATGGTTAAGAGATCTCTCTTGTAGCTCTCCAAGTGTATCTGATTCTATTGATGAGGTTGTGAAAGGGCAAGGACATGATCATGAGATCTTTCAGTGCCTGAAAATAGCTTGTGATTGTGTTCAGCGATTTCCAGAGAAAAGGCCAACCATGCTTGACGTCTACATGAAAATTAGTAACATTTATAGCTAA
- the LOC122723992 gene encoding probably inactive leucine-rich repeat receptor-like protein kinase At5g48380 has product MNNSTRASNEFHGTIPLDIEKKIPFVTSLDISNNFSGEIPSSIANCRFLNVLKLDHNRLNGRIPQQLGQLERIKTFSVANNLLSGQVPNSVNGNIPAESYANNIRLLMVTLACVPWVPVGENKKKRTTAAAIISMSYVVDESDEEIEDKEGPQAEPKEEEEEMKPNAAIRDANAALEVVAFISLFAQLLA; this is encoded by the exons ATGAATAATTCCACAAGGGCCA GTAATGAGTTCCATGGAACAATTCCATTAGACATTGAGAAAAAGATACCATTTGTAACAAGCCTCGATATATCCAACAATTTTTCTGGTGAAATCCCATCAAGTATTGCAAATTGCCGTTTTCTGAATGTTCTCAAACTCGACCATAACCGATTAAATGGTCGTATCCCACAACAACTTGGCCAGCTCGAACGGATCAAGACCTTCAGTGTTGCGAACAATCTATTATCTGGGCAAGTGCCAAACTCTGTGAACGGCAATATCCCAGCTGAAAGCTACGCTAATAACATCAGACTCT TGATGGTCACACTAGCTTGCGTGCCTTGGGTGCCTGTTGgggagaataagaaaaagaggACCACCGCAGCAGCCATTATTTCAATG AGCTATGTCGTGGATGAGAGCGACGAGGAAATTGAGGATAAGGAAGGTCCACAAGCAGAGCCtaaagaggaagaagaggagaTG AAACCCAATGCTGCCATCCGGGATGCCAATGCTGCTCTTGAGGTTGTTGCTTTCATTAGCTTATTTGCACAGCTGCTTGCATGA
- the LOC110618993 gene encoding probably inactive leucine-rich repeat receptor-like protein kinase At5g48380 yields the protein MQMAPKPILVVLLLYIISVGAAMSGNDPRRKLEEEHGMRFDYSFNSGFIIGYIFSLVSVVTIFISYCFPWFDFKKINEKKTPLSKTLLMAKPRRICYQEVNRQSLISDLEKLITRMSFTSLKKATGSFGKHNFIGLGKKGKLYKAKFPYNCLTAVKRIHNSQHLVDQFFSELMILGKFKHMNIVPVLGFCIESHEKLIVYKYMPNGNLYNWLHPMNHASKTLDFHSRINIAIGIARGLAWLHHNNFIIVHSNLCSSCILLDKNLEPKISNLEGSISFSNIDNIRSTEKRLIQSDIYKFGVLILEIILGQDFYMPKETFKERISHSSTSISTLYNAVDKSLISGRGDNAKIFSVLSIACSCIDQVPDQRPTMLQIYKRLLAVKKINNCMEDSKTSIQTDISTTDFIDIDFEITEI from the exons ATGCAAATGGCTCCCAAACCAATACTTgttgttcttcttctttatATTATCAGTGTAGGAGCTGCTATGTCCGGTAATGATCCCCGGCGGAAGCTTGAGGAGGAGCACGGGATGAGATTCGATTATTCATTCAATAGTGGGTTTATAATTggttatatattttctttagtTTCAGTAGTAACCATTTTTATATCGTATTGCTTTCCTTGGTTTGATTTCAAGAAAATAAACGAGAAAAAGACTCCTTTATCCAAGACTTTGTTAATGGCAAAGCCTCGAAGAATATGCTATCAAGAAGTTAACAGACAG TCACTGATATCAGATCTAGAGAAGTTGATTACGAGAATGAGTTTCACATCTCTAAAAAAAGCAACGGGTTCTTTCGGCAAACACAATTTCATCGGTTTGGGAAAGAAGGGGAAGTTATACAAAGCAAAATTTCCATACAATTGCTTAACTGCAGTTAAGAGGATACATAATTCTCAACATCTAGTAGATCAATTCTTCTCTGAGCTAATGATTCTAGGTAAGTTTAAGCACATGAACATAGTTCCTGTCTTGGGATTCTGTATAGAATCACATGAAAAACTaattgtatataaatatatgcCAAATGGAAACCTTTACAATTGGTTGCACCCTATGAATCATGCGTCTAAGACCTTAGATTTTCATTCAAGGATTAACATAGCAATTGGGATAGCAAGAGGCTTGGCATGGCTCCATCATAACAATTTCATTATAGTTCATAGTAACTTGTGTTCTAGTTGCATCTTGCTCGATAAAAACTTGGAACCCAAGATATCAAATTTAGAAGGATCTATATCCTTTTCCAACATTGATAATATTAGGTCGACAGAAAAGCGTTTGATTCAAAGTGATATCTATAAATTTGGTGTTCTTATCTTGGAGATAATTCTAGGTCAAGATTTTTACATGCCAAAGGAGACCTTCAAAGAAAGAATCTCGCATTCTTCCACCAGCATTTCCACTCTTTATAATGCTGTTGATAAGTCTCTAATTAGTGGAAGAGGAGACAATGCCAAAATATTTAGTGTTCTTAGTATTGCTTGTAGTTGTATTGATCAAGTTCCAGATCAAAGGCCTACAATGCTTCAAATTTACAAGAGACTATTGGCcgttaagaaaataaataattgcaTGGAAGATTCTAAGACATCTATTCAAACTGATATTTCTACTACCGATTTTATCGATATTGATTTTGAGATAACAGAGATATGA